A genomic segment from Actinomadura hallensis encodes:
- a CDS encoding ATP-binding protein has protein sequence MRGVEISEREAEVLAAVGRHLTNTQIASRLHISVRTVESHVSSLLRKYGVTNRRELAILAAREDEQAARDEPGAQDEQGGRGTVSGVPAAHTSFVGRAAELAEIEAAAGQARLVTLLGAGGAGKSRLAAVVAAASRHGGVFVDLVPVRDGFVEEAVAAALGVAERPEAELHTVIAERLGRSRTLVVLDNCEHLLDAVAGFADRILAACPGTRILATSRERLGIPGERIVRVGPLPLASHAQPPHSAGAPSHAEALFTDRALAADPAFTADPADIAEICARLDGMPLAIELAAARSATLGASGVLAVLSDRLRLLTGGRGADGRHRSLRAVLAWSHDLLDEEERALFRRLAVFAGGFDLDAVLAVTPGTAAGATADVLGRLTEKNLVVRAGPGRWRLLETVRAFAAEQLAQSGEEAGLRELHLAWASKVAAGLVAGDAGRRFDAVADDLRAALAAAPADAGDVAHGLARCLGRLAYARRFTREAYGRFLEAAERARSPAEASRDLKSAADCTHVLPTGGHRHFELLCAAAERAGQAGDGDAEAVLLATAVVTTARNPGWYVIPHEELLRLLERAETAGDPDDPVVAAWLASARAWTASAEPYSADPRLAEEAVAAARTAGDPVLVSAALDATVSAALRAGRVRAAHRIGRERLDLLDALPRDDPRCAVEIVDIVHVAVNCATAAGDLPGALAVAREALADDLLHEQYYLSSNTIILPLALSGEFGEALRYAGEAWESWLRAGRPDSGMMLPVAVGPALVHGLRGDHRRYREWRARTPAAATGQVFDFSALAGFVDALVAVHTGRLDGAAEMVGELFSDAANPLYAGYAHPAGAELAVVAGLPEAASLVDAAETAAAENAWGAACLARARGRLHGDAAELAAAAEAWERIGARFESASTLLLLPDRADEGRAAMTELLKGE, from the coding sequence GTGCGGGGGGTCGAGATTTCCGAGCGCGAGGCCGAGGTGCTGGCCGCCGTCGGCCGGCACCTGACGAACACGCAGATCGCGAGCCGCCTGCACATCTCGGTCCGCACGGTCGAGAGCCATGTGTCGTCCCTGCTGCGCAAGTACGGGGTGACGAACCGGCGGGAGCTGGCGATCCTCGCCGCCCGGGAGGACGAACAGGCCGCGCGGGACGAGCCGGGCGCGCAGGACGAGCAGGGCGGGCGCGGCACGGTCTCCGGGGTGCCCGCCGCGCACACCTCGTTCGTCGGGCGCGCCGCGGAGCTGGCGGAGATCGAGGCGGCGGCCGGGCAGGCCCGGCTGGTGACGCTCCTCGGCGCCGGAGGGGCCGGCAAGTCGCGGCTGGCCGCGGTGGTCGCGGCCGCGTCCCGGCACGGCGGCGTGTTCGTCGATCTGGTGCCCGTGCGGGACGGTTTCGTCGAGGAGGCCGTGGCGGCCGCGCTGGGCGTCGCCGAACGCCCGGAGGCGGAGCTGCACACGGTGATCGCCGAGCGGCTCGGGCGGAGCCGGACGCTGGTGGTGCTCGACAACTGCGAGCACCTGCTGGACGCGGTCGCCGGTTTCGCCGACCGGATCCTGGCGGCCTGCCCGGGCACCCGGATCCTGGCCACCAGCCGGGAGCGGCTCGGCATCCCCGGGGAGCGGATCGTGCGGGTCGGGCCGCTGCCGCTGGCGTCGCACGCCCAGCCGCCGCACTCCGCGGGCGCGCCGTCGCACGCCGAGGCTCTGTTCACCGACCGCGCCCTGGCGGCCGACCCCGCGTTCACCGCCGACCCCGCCGACATCGCGGAGATCTGCGCCCGGCTGGACGGGATGCCGCTGGCGATCGAGCTGGCCGCGGCGCGCAGCGCGACCCTCGGCGCGTCCGGGGTGCTGGCCGTCCTGTCGGACCGGTTGCGCCTGCTCACCGGCGGGCGCGGCGCCGACGGACGGCATCGCTCGCTCCGCGCCGTCCTGGCCTGGAGCCACGACCTGCTCGACGAGGAGGAGCGCGCCCTGTTCCGCCGGCTCGCGGTGTTCGCGGGCGGTTTCGACCTGGACGCCGTCCTCGCCGTGACGCCCGGGACCGCGGCGGGCGCGACGGCCGACGTGCTGGGCAGGCTCACCGAGAAGAACCTCGTCGTCCGGGCGGGGCCGGGCCGATGGCGGCTGCTGGAGACGGTCCGGGCGTTCGCCGCGGAGCAGCTCGCGCAGAGCGGCGAGGAGGCCGGGCTGCGGGAGCTGCACCTCGCGTGGGCGTCGAAGGTCGCCGCCGGGCTGGTCGCCGGGGACGCCGGCCGGCGGTTCGACGCCGTCGCGGACGATCTGCGCGCCGCGCTGGCCGCCGCGCCCGCCGACGCCGGGGACGTGGCGCACGGCCTGGCGCGGTGCCTGGGGCGGCTGGCGTACGCGCGGCGGTTCACGCGGGAGGCGTACGGCCGTTTCCTGGAGGCGGCCGAGCGGGCGCGGTCGCCCGCGGAGGCGTCCCGGGACCTGAAGAGCGCGGCGGACTGCACGCACGTCCTGCCGACGGGCGGGCACCGGCACTTCGAGCTGCTGTGCGCGGCGGCCGAGCGGGCGGGGCAGGCGGGGGACGGCGACGCCGAGGCGGTCCTCCTGGCCACGGCGGTCGTCACCACGGCCCGCAATCCCGGCTGGTACGTGATCCCGCACGAGGAGCTGCTGCGGCTGCTGGAGCGGGCGGAGACCGCCGGCGATCCGGACGATCCGGTCGTCGCGGCGTGGCTCGCGTCCGCCCGCGCCTGGACGGCCTCGGCCGAGCCGTACAGCGCCGATCCGCGGCTGGCGGAGGAGGCGGTGGCGGCCGCGCGGACGGCGGGCGATCCGGTGCTGGTCAGCGCCGCTCTCGACGCGACGGTCAGCGCGGCGCTGCGCGCGGGGCGGGTGCGGGCGGCGCATCGGATCGGCCGCGAGCGGCTGGACCTGCTGGACGCACTGCCGCGCGACGATCCGCGCTGCGCGGTGGAGATCGTCGACATCGTGCACGTGGCCGTGAACTGCGCGACGGCGGCGGGCGACCTGCCCGGCGCGCTCGCCGTCGCGCGGGAGGCGCTGGCGGACGACCTGCTCCACGAGCAGTACTACCTGTCGTCCAACACGATCATCCTTCCGCTGGCGCTGAGCGGGGAGTTCGGGGAGGCGCTGCGGTACGCGGGCGAGGCGTGGGAGAGCTGGCTGCGGGCGGGACGGCCGGACAGCGGGATGATGCTGCCGGTCGCGGTCGGTCCCGCCCTCGTCCACGGCCTGCGCGGCGATCACCGGCGGTACCGGGAGTGGCGGGCGCGGACGCCGGCGGCGGCGACGGGGCAGGTGTTCGACTTCTCCGCGCTGGCCGGTTTCGTCGATGCGCTCGTCGCCGTCCACACCGGGCGCCTCGACGGGGCCGCGGAGATGGTCGGCGAGCTCTTCTCGGACGCGGCGAACCCGCTCTACGCCGGGTACGCCCATCCGGCCGGCGCGGAGCTCGCCGTCGTGGCGGGCCTCCCGGAAGCGGCGTCACTGGTGGACGCCGCCGAGACCGCGGCGGCCGAGAACGCGTGGGGCGCCGCGTGCCTCGCCCGTGCCCGGGGACGCCTGCACGGCGACGCGGCCGAGCTGGCCGCCGCGGCGGAGGCGTGGGAACGGATCGGAGCCCGGTTCGAGTCGGCGTCCACCCTGCTGCTCCTGCCGGACCGGGCCGACGAGGGCCGCGCCGCGATGACCGAGCTGCTGAAAGGCGAATAG
- the ilvD gene encoding dihydroxy-acid dehydratase, whose translation MSAIPPAEPGVPAETDLRPRSRQVTEGLEATASRGMLRAVGMGDEDFAKPQIGIADSWNEITPCNLSLARLAQGAKEGVHAAGGYPLQFGTISVSDGISMGHEGMHFSLVSRDVIADSVETVVQAERLDGTVLLAGCDKSLPGMLMAAARLDLAAVFLYAGSIMPGWVRLSDGTERDVTIIDAFEAVGACARGLMSREDVDRIERAICPGEGACGGMYTANTMASVAEAMGMSLPGSAAPPSADRRRDVFAHRSGEAVVNLLRQGVTARDVMTKKAFENAIAVVMAFGGSTNAVLHLLAIAHEAEVDLTLADCDRVAGRVPHLADLKPFGRYVMNDVDRVGGVPVVMKALLDAGLLHGDALTVTGRTVADNLAGIDPPDPDGTILRALDDPIHRTGGITILHGSLAPEGAVVKSAGFDEDVFEGTARVFERERAALDALEDGTITGGDVVVIRYEGPKGGPGMREMLAITGAIKGAGLGRDVLLITDGRFSGGTTGLCVGHIAPEAVDGGPIAFVRDGDRIRLDVRSKRLDLLVDDAELAARRTPDWKPLPHGYRRGVLAKYTKLVQSASRGAVLE comes from the coding sequence ATGTCAGCGATCCCGCCCGCGGAGCCGGGCGTCCCCGCGGAGACCGACCTCAGGCCGCGATCACGCCAGGTCACGGAGGGGCTGGAGGCGACCGCGTCGCGCGGCATGCTGCGCGCGGTCGGGATGGGCGACGAGGACTTCGCCAAGCCGCAGATCGGCATCGCCGACTCGTGGAACGAGATCACGCCGTGCAACCTGTCGCTCGCCCGGCTCGCGCAGGGCGCGAAGGAGGGCGTGCACGCCGCCGGCGGGTACCCGCTCCAGTTCGGCACGATCTCGGTGTCCGACGGCATCTCCATGGGCCACGAGGGCATGCACTTCTCGCTCGTGAGCCGTGACGTCATCGCCGACTCGGTCGAGACGGTCGTCCAGGCGGAGCGCCTCGACGGGACGGTGCTGCTCGCGGGGTGCGACAAGTCGCTGCCCGGGATGCTGATGGCCGCCGCCCGCCTCGACCTCGCCGCCGTGTTCCTGTACGCGGGCTCGATCATGCCGGGCTGGGTCCGGCTGTCGGACGGCACGGAGAGGGACGTCACGATCATCGATGCGTTCGAGGCCGTCGGGGCGTGCGCCCGCGGGCTGATGAGCCGCGAGGACGTCGACCGCATCGAGCGCGCGATCTGCCCGGGGGAGGGCGCCTGCGGGGGGATGTACACGGCGAACACCATGGCGTCGGTGGCCGAGGCGATGGGGATGTCGCTGCCGGGGTCGGCCGCGCCGCCGTCGGCGGACCGGCGCCGCGACGTGTTCGCGCACCGCTCGGGGGAGGCCGTCGTGAACCTGCTGCGGCAGGGCGTCACCGCGCGGGACGTCATGACGAAGAAGGCGTTCGAGAACGCGATCGCCGTGGTCATGGCGTTCGGCGGGTCGACCAACGCCGTCCTGCACCTGCTCGCCATCGCGCACGAGGCCGAGGTGGACCTCACGCTCGCCGACTGCGACCGCGTCGCGGGACGCGTCCCGCACCTGGCGGACCTCAAGCCCTTCGGCCGGTACGTCATGAACGACGTCGACCGCGTCGGCGGCGTGCCCGTCGTCATGAAGGCCCTGCTGGACGCCGGCCTGCTGCACGGCGACGCCCTCACCGTCACCGGGCGGACCGTGGCCGACAACCTCGCCGGCATCGACCCGCCCGACCCGGACGGGACGATCCTGCGGGCGCTCGACGACCCGATCCACCGCACCGGCGGCATCACGATCCTGCACGGGTCGCTCGCGCCGGAGGGCGCCGTGGTGAAGTCGGCCGGCTTCGACGAGGACGTGTTCGAGGGCACGGCCCGCGTGTTCGAGCGCGAACGCGCCGCGCTGGACGCCCTGGAGGACGGCACCATCACCGGCGGGGACGTCGTCGTCATCCGGTACGAGGGCCCCAAGGGCGGGCCGGGCATGCGCGAGATGCTCGCCATCACCGGAGCGATCAAGGGCGCGGGCCTGGGCAGGGACGTCCTGCTGATCACCGACGGCCGGTTCTCCGGCGGGACGACCGGCCTCTGCGTCGGGCACATCGCCCCCGAGGCCGTCGACGGCGGACCGATCGCCTTCGTCCGCGACGGCGACCGCATCCGCCTCGACGTGCGGAGCAAACGCCTCGACCTGCTGGTGGACGACGCCGAACTCGCCGCCCGCCGCACGCCCGACTGGAAACCCCTCCCGCACGGGTACAGGCGAGGCGTCCTCGCGAAGTACACGAAGCTCGTCCAGTCGGCCTCGAGGGGCGCCGTCCTGGAGTAG
- a CDS encoding CBS domain-containing protein: MKVKEIMTSPVITVSEDTPVTDVAAKLRRNRISAVPVVDDSGAVVGLISEHDLLARKGGAAREVMTREVITASQETDVDEVRHLLVERRIRRVPVVDGGRLVGIVSRGDVVALLIVEWACQVCGQTERGPDAPPARCPTCNAPRENFVLQEPPPGT; the protein is encoded by the coding sequence GTGAAGGTCAAAGAGATCATGACGTCTCCGGTCATCACCGTGTCCGAGGACACGCCCGTGACCGACGTCGCGGCGAAACTGCGCCGGAACCGCATCAGCGCGGTCCCGGTCGTGGACGACTCGGGCGCGGTGGTCGGCCTGATCAGCGAGCACGACCTGCTCGCCCGCAAGGGCGGCGCCGCCCGCGAGGTGATGACCCGCGAGGTGATCACCGCCAGCCAGGAGACCGACGTCGACGAGGTGCGCCACCTCCTGGTCGAGCGCCGGATCCGCCGCGTCCCGGTGGTCGACGGCGGCCGGCTGGTCGGAATCGTCAGCCGCGGCGACGTGGTCGCGCTGCTCATCGTCGAATGGGCCTGCCAGGTCTGCGGCCAGACCGAACGCGGCCCCGACGCCCCACCGGCCCGCTGCCCCACCTGCAACGCCCCCAGGGAGAACTTCGTCCTCCAGGAACCGCCACCCGGCACCTGA
- a CDS encoding aminoglycoside phosphotransferase family protein, giving the protein MAVDLEVPLSGGDVSEGVVRVGETVRRPLRAHSPAVHGVLRHLEAVGFDGAPRVLGVDERGREVLSWVPGEVARRPLGAHVVSEETLRGVGRLLRRYHDAVESYEAPEGAPWDGETSNLDGEPEVIGHCDVTPENVVFRGGVPVALIDFDLARPTTRLFDVVTALRHWGPIADPADRDARLYRVDVGRRLRIFCDAYGLDAAARREVLPVARVRFERSYRAMRRRAERGGSWARMWHEGAGQRIRRAQDWLEWHWDELDARLW; this is encoded by the coding sequence GTGGCGGTGGACTTGGAGGTTCCGCTCTCCGGCGGGGACGTGTCGGAGGGCGTGGTGCGGGTCGGGGAGACGGTGCGGAGGCCGCTGCGGGCGCACAGTCCGGCGGTGCACGGGGTGCTGCGGCATCTGGAGGCGGTGGGGTTCGACGGGGCGCCGCGGGTGCTCGGGGTGGACGAGCGGGGGCGGGAGGTCCTGAGCTGGGTGCCGGGGGAGGTGGCGCGGCGGCCGCTGGGGGCGCATGTCGTCTCCGAGGAGACGCTCCGGGGGGTGGGGCGGCTGCTGCGGCGGTACCACGACGCGGTGGAGTCCTACGAGGCGCCGGAGGGGGCGCCGTGGGACGGGGAGACATCGAATCTGGACGGGGAGCCCGAGGTCATCGGGCACTGTGACGTGACGCCGGAGAACGTGGTCTTCCGCGGCGGCGTGCCCGTGGCGCTGATCGACTTCGACCTGGCCCGGCCCACGACGCGGTTGTTCGACGTGGTGACGGCGTTGCGGCATTGGGGGCCGATCGCCGATCCCGCGGACAGGGACGCACGGCTCTACCGGGTGGACGTGGGGCGGCGGCTGAGGATCTTCTGCGACGCGTACGGGCTGGACGCGGCGGCGCGGCGGGAGGTGCTGCCGGTGGCGCGGGTGCGGTTCGAGCGGTCGTACCGGGCGATGCGGCGGCGGGCGGAGCGCGGCGGGAGCTGGGCGCGGATGTGGCACGAGGGCGCCGGGCAGCGGATACGGCGGGCGCAGGACTGGCTGGAGTGGCATTGGGACGAGCTTGATGCGCGTCTCTGGTGA
- a CDS encoding cobalamin biosynthesis protein, with translation MRVSGEGLVLGVVLDALLGDPRRWHPVAGFGRVASRVERDLYADSRWRGVVYAGVLVGGAGAAGVALERVARGRLGHALVTAGVTWAVLGGTSLGREGLLMARALERGDLEAARERLPHLCARDPRGLDAEGLARAVVESVAENTSDASVAPLFWGAVAGIPGLMMYRAVNTLDAMVGYRSPRYERFGWAAARLDDVANWAPARITGGLVVLCSGREAWRVLRRDGARHPSPNAGRCEAAFAGALGVRLGGVNRYGGRVERRPEMGDGRAPEAGDVRRAVRLSAAVTFAAAAVIWSLR, from the coding sequence ATGCGCGTCTCTGGTGAGGGTCTGGTCCTCGGGGTGGTGCTGGACGCGCTTCTCGGGGACCCGCGGCGGTGGCATCCGGTCGCCGGGTTCGGGCGGGTCGCTTCGAGGGTGGAGCGGGACCTGTACGCCGATTCGCGGTGGCGGGGGGTCGTGTACGCCGGGGTTCTCGTGGGGGGTGCGGGGGCGGCCGGGGTCGCTCTTGAGCGGGTCGCGCGGGGGCGGCTGGGGCATGCGCTCGTCACGGCGGGCGTCACCTGGGCCGTGCTCGGGGGGACGTCGCTGGGGCGCGAAGGGCTGCTGATGGCGCGGGCCCTGGAGCGGGGCGATCTGGAGGCGGCCAGGGAGAGGCTGCCGCATCTGTGCGCCCGGGATCCGCGGGGGCTCGACGCCGAGGGGCTGGCGCGGGCCGTCGTCGAGTCGGTGGCGGAGAACACGTCGGACGCGTCGGTCGCGCCGCTGTTCTGGGGCGCCGTGGCGGGGATTCCGGGGCTGATGATGTACCGGGCGGTCAACACGCTCGACGCGATGGTCGGGTACCGCAGTCCCAGGTACGAGCGGTTCGGGTGGGCCGCGGCGCGGCTGGACGACGTCGCCAACTGGGCGCCCGCGCGGATCACCGGGGGACTGGTCGTGCTCTGCTCGGGGCGTGAGGCGTGGCGGGTCCTTCGGCGGGACGGGGCCCGGCATCCGAGTCCCAACGCCGGACGCTGCGAGGCCGCCTTCGCGGGGGCGCTCGGGGTGCGGCTCGGCGGGGTGAACCGGTACGGCGGGCGGGTCGAGAGGCGTCCCGAGATGGGGGACGGCCGGGCCCCGGAGGCCGGGGACGTCAGGAGGGCCGTGCGGCTCTCGGCGGCGGTGACGTTCGCGGCGGCCGCCGTGATCTGGAGCCTGCGGTGA
- a CDS encoding cobyric acid synthase, whose translation MRGLLVAGTTSDAGKSVVTAGLCRWLARRGVKVAPFKAQNMSLNSMVTADGAEIGRAQFMQAQAAGVEPRAVMNPVLLKPGSDRRSQVVVLGRPVAEVDALEYRERREWLHGVVQESLAELRDEYDVVICEGAGSPAEINLRGGDIVNMGLARAAGLPVIVVGDIDRGGVFASLYGTVALLEPEDQALVAGFVINKFRGAKELLEPGLGQLRALTGRPTLGVLPWTLGLYLDSEDTLALDAPRPDAAAPVGRETLRIAVVRFPRISNFTDLDALACEPGVVVRYAASAGDLAEADLVVLPGTRATVNDLAWLRERGMADEITRRAREGRPVLGICGGYQMLAEEIVDHVESGDGRVEGLGLLPARVEFGEEKVLGRPRGRAYGEDVEAYEIHHGVVTAAGEPFLDGCRKGAVWGTTWHGAMENDGFRRAFLRDVARVGGRDFTPASDVSFAALREATLDTLGDLVEEHMDTEEVWRVIERGAPPGLPVVPPGGAPDPAGGPGAAVG comes from the coding sequence GTGAGGGGGCTCCTGGTCGCGGGGACGACGTCCGACGCGGGCAAGAGCGTCGTGACGGCGGGGCTGTGCCGGTGGCTCGCCAGGCGCGGGGTGAAGGTCGCGCCGTTCAAGGCCCAGAACATGTCGCTGAACTCGATGGTGACCGCGGACGGGGCGGAGATCGGGCGGGCGCAGTTCATGCAGGCGCAGGCCGCGGGGGTCGAGCCGAGGGCCGTGATGAACCCGGTCCTGCTGAAGCCGGGGAGCGACCGGCGCAGCCAGGTGGTGGTGCTGGGGCGGCCGGTGGCGGAGGTCGACGCGCTGGAGTACCGGGAGCGCAGGGAGTGGCTTCACGGGGTCGTCCAGGAGAGCCTCGCCGAGCTCCGGGACGAGTACGACGTGGTCATCTGCGAGGGCGCCGGAAGTCCCGCCGAGATCAACCTGCGGGGCGGCGACATCGTGAACATGGGGCTCGCGCGGGCCGCCGGCCTGCCGGTGATCGTGGTGGGGGACATCGACCGCGGCGGTGTCTTCGCGTCGCTGTACGGGACGGTGGCGCTGCTGGAGCCCGAGGACCAGGCCCTGGTCGCGGGGTTCGTCATCAACAAGTTCCGGGGCGCGAAGGAGCTGCTGGAGCCGGGTCTGGGGCAGCTCAGGGCGCTGACCGGGCGGCCGACGCTCGGGGTGCTGCCGTGGACGCTCGGCCTCTATCTGGATTCCGAGGACACCCTGGCGTTGGACGCGCCCCGTCCCGACGCCGCGGCTCCGGTGGGGAGGGAGACGCTCCGGATCGCGGTCGTGCGCTTTCCGCGGATCTCGAACTTCACCGATCTGGACGCCCTGGCCTGCGAGCCGGGAGTCGTCGTGCGCTACGCCGCCAGTGCAGGGGATCTGGCCGAGGCCGACCTGGTCGTCCTCCCGGGGACGCGTGCCACGGTGAACGATCTGGCGTGGCTGCGGGAGCGGGGGATGGCCGACGAGATCACGAGGCGCGCCCGGGAGGGGAGGCCGGTGCTCGGGATCTGTGGCGGCTACCAGATGCTCGCCGAGGAGATCGTCGATCACGTCGAGTCGGGGGATGGGCGTGTGGAAGGTCTCGGGCTGCTGCCCGCGCGGGTCGAGTTCGGGGAGGAGAAGGTCCTCGGGAGGCCGCGGGGTCGCGCCTACGGCGAGGACGTCGAGGCGTACGAGATCCATCACGGTGTCGTGACCGCGGCGGGGGAGCCGTTCCTCGACGGGTGCCGGAAGGGCGCCGTGTGGGGGACGACCTGGCACGGCGCCATGGAGAACGACGGGTTCCGGCGCGCGTTCCTGCGGGACGTGGCACGGGTCGGCGGACGCGACTTCACGCCCGCCTCCGACGTGTCGTTCGCGGCCCTGCGGGAGGCGACGCTGGACACGCTGGGCGATCTTGTCGAGGAGCACATGGACACCGAGGAAGTCTGGCGCGTCATCGAGCGCGGGGCGCCGCCCGGCCTGCCCGTCGTCCCCCCTGGCGGGGCACCGGATCCGGCGGGCGGACCCGGCGCGGCGGTAGGGTGA
- a CDS encoding DUF1444 domain-containing protein yields MTDPRSSLIVPLMKARVPAELQLEFPLPPDEEPIRDPFAGDLYVSYALEIADEAAPSGRRYEHVARRHCAELGVAPGELRRRAVINLRDRRPELSLSWYPDVRAVTVSLGGAGTAARPGGLESGLLLDEGFLEKLAQDVEGDLVVAAPARDVFVASGTGHPDGVDKLRWAVAQVWAEDRGDGGGDPAWDVPAASLLTHDLLVRRGGAWDVLPP; encoded by the coding sequence GTGACCGACCCGCGGTCCAGTCTGATCGTCCCGCTGATGAAGGCGCGGGTGCCCGCGGAGCTCCAGCTGGAGTTCCCGCTGCCCCCGGACGAGGAGCCGATCCGCGACCCGTTCGCCGGGGACCTGTATGTGAGCTACGCGCTGGAGATCGCCGACGAGGCCGCGCCGTCCGGCCGCCGCTACGAGCACGTGGCGCGGCGGCACTGCGCGGAGCTGGGGGTGGCGCCGGGCGAGCTGCGCCGCCGCGCGGTGATCAACCTGCGGGACCGGCGGCCGGAGCTGAGCCTCAGCTGGTACCCGGACGTGCGCGCCGTGACCGTGTCGCTCGGCGGGGCGGGCACGGCGGCGCGGCCGGGCGGACTGGAGTCGGGCCTCCTGCTGGACGAGGGCTTCCTGGAGAAGCTCGCGCAGGACGTGGAGGGCGACCTCGTCGTGGCGGCCCCGGCGCGGGACGTGTTCGTCGCGTCCGGCACCGGCCACCCCGACGGCGTCGACAAGCTCCGCTGGGCGGTCGCGCAGGTGTGGGCGGAGGACCGCGGCGACGGCGGCGGCGACCCGGCCTGGGACGTGCCGGCCGCGAGCCTGCTCACCCATGACCTGCTGGTCCGCCGGGGCGGCGCCTGGGACGTCCTGCCGCCCTGA
- a CDS encoding ArnT family glycosyltransferase, translating to MSAPASAAPPDPAETTRPSAPPAIAWKPVLLIAGVLGVVLLAVSARYGYHRDELYFRVAGRHPMWGYPDQPPLVPLLGRAVTALSDTLVALRVPAALFSAAGVVAAALTARDMGGGRRAQLLTAGAYAVCPFVVAAGHLFSTATLDLLLSTTIVWLAVRWVRTRDQRLLLAVGAVAALALNVKYLSAFLLVALVAGLLVSGPRDFLRRPALAAAALIVVAAAVPGLVWQARHGWPQLDMADAIAGKGDFGGRPGLVPFQILLTGVVLSWLWIYGLWRTYRSEHMRPFRFLGDAYVLLTVLFLVTAGKPYYLSGLWAALFAAGAVEIERNGAPRGWAWVPTPPVYAVTAITTALLTLPVYPVTWLARTPQPAVNADAAETVGWPRFAEQVADAYASLPPDERATATIIVSNYGEAGAIDKYGPRLGLPRAYSGHNGYWHFGRPPETGGPAVVVGPETTAGASYLRQFWSDVRPVGAIDNGVGLDNQEQGKPVWICRGQRAPWSELWPRLKTLS from the coding sequence ATGTCCGCTCCGGCCTCCGCGGCGCCGCCCGATCCCGCCGAGACCACCCGCCCCTCCGCTCCCCCCGCGATCGCCTGGAAACCGGTGCTGCTGATCGCCGGTGTCCTGGGCGTCGTGCTCCTCGCCGTCAGCGCCCGGTACGGGTACCACCGCGACGAGCTGTACTTCCGCGTCGCCGGGCGGCACCCGATGTGGGGCTACCCGGACCAGCCGCCGCTGGTGCCGCTGCTCGGCCGCGCGGTCACCGCGCTGTCCGACACGCTCGTCGCGCTGCGCGTCCCCGCCGCGCTGTTCTCCGCCGCCGGCGTCGTCGCCGCCGCGCTGACCGCCCGCGACATGGGCGGCGGGCGCCGGGCGCAGCTCCTCACCGCCGGCGCCTACGCCGTGTGCCCGTTCGTCGTCGCGGCCGGGCACCTGTTCTCCACCGCGACGCTCGACCTGCTGCTGTCGACCACGATCGTGTGGCTGGCCGTCCGGTGGGTGCGGACCCGCGACCAGCGGCTCCTCCTCGCCGTCGGCGCCGTCGCGGCACTCGCGCTGAACGTGAAGTACCTGTCGGCGTTCCTGCTGGTCGCGCTCGTCGCCGGGCTGCTGGTCTCCGGCCCGCGGGACTTCCTGCGCCGGCCGGCGCTCGCCGCCGCCGCGCTGATCGTCGTCGCGGCCGCCGTCCCCGGGCTGGTGTGGCAGGCCCGCCACGGCTGGCCGCAGCTCGACATGGCCGACGCGATCGCCGGGAAGGGCGACTTCGGCGGCCGTCCGGGGCTCGTCCCGTTCCAGATCCTGCTGACCGGCGTCGTCCTGTCCTGGCTGTGGATCTACGGGCTGTGGCGGACGTACCGGTCGGAGCATATGCGGCCGTTCCGGTTCCTGGGGGACGCGTACGTGCTGCTGACCGTCCTGTTCCTCGTCACGGCCGGCAAGCCGTACTACCTGAGCGGACTCTGGGCGGCGCTGTTCGCCGCCGGGGCCGTGGAGATCGAGCGGAACGGCGCACCGCGCGGCTGGGCCTGGGTGCCGACCCCGCCCGTCTACGCGGTCACCGCGATCACCACCGCGCTGCTCACCCTGCCCGTCTACCCGGTGACCTGGCTGGCCCGCACCCCGCAGCCCGCCGTCAACGCCGACGCGGCCGAAACGGTCGGCTGGCCCCGGTTCGCCGAACAGGTCGCGGACGCCTACGCCTCACTCCCTCCGGACGAACGGGCCACGGCGACGATCATCGTGAGCAACTACGGCGAGGCCGGGGCGATCGACAAGTACGGGCCGCGCCTCGGGCTGCCCCGCGCGTACAGCGGCCACAACGGCTACTGGCACTTCGGGCGTCCCCCGGAGACCGGCGGCCCCGCCGTCGTCGTCGGGCCGGAGACCACCGCGGGCGCCTCCTACCTGCGGCAGTTCTGGAGCGACGTGCGTCCCGTGGGCGCCATCGACAACGGCGTCGGCCTCGACAACCAGGAGCAGGGCAAGCCCGTGTGGATCTGCCGCGGTCAGCGCGCCCCATGGTCGGAGCTGTGGCCCCGCCTGAAGACGCTGTCATAG